ACGAGCCGGCCAATGAGCGGATCCCGGGCGAGGTACACCACGCCCATGGAGCCCTTGCCCAGCTCCTCCATCACTTCGTAACGCCCCAATTTGCTGGGGATGCGATGTGCCATCAGCCGAGCCCCTCAAGGAGCCGGAGCGAAAGCCGCTGGGGGCAGTGTCGGCACGCAGGGGGCTTCATCATCCTTCTTTCTTCGAGTCTCTAAGAGCCTCTCATTCTAGGTCTCGGTCCCAACCCAGGTCAAACGTGGAATGGGTTCTAGGCGCTCTCACCGCGAACACCCTGGCCAGCGGGTCTCCAGGCTCCGCCGCTATGCTATATTTCAGGCCCCACAAAAACCGGCACGCAAGGAGGCACGCATCTATGCAGGTCGATCGCCCCGCGGAAATACGCAACCTGGCTGTCGCTGGACACAACGATACGGGCAAGACCACCTTGGTCAGCGCTCTGTTGTACACCGGCGGGGTCAGCAACCGACTGAACAAGGTCGAGGACGGCAACACCATCACCGACTTCGATCCGGAAGAGGTCAACCGCGGCATCTCCATCGGCCTCGCCCCGTGCTTCGTTCCCTGGCGCAAACACAAAGTCAACCTCATCGACTGCCCCGGCTACGGCATCTTCTTCTCCGAAGCCCGCGCCGCCATCCGCGCCACCGACGCCACTCTGCTCTGCGTCAGCGCCGTCTCCGGCGTCGAGGTGACCACCGAGCGGTCGTGGAAGTACGCCTCGGACCTCGACTCCCCGGTGATCTTTCACCTCACCAAGCTCGACCGCGAAAACACCGACCTGGCGCGGGTGCTCCACGACCTGGAGAAGCTCTGCGGCCGCGGCGTGCTGCCGATTCAGCTGCCCATCGGCGAGGATCACGAATTCCACGGCATCGTCGACCTGGTGCATCTCAAGGCCTACGAATTCGCCAAGGACGGTGACGGCAAGGGCAAGGAGATCCCCATTCCGGAGGACCTCCAGCCGCGGGTGGACAAATGGCGCAATGAGCTCATCGAGGCGGTGGCGGAAACCGACGAGGAGCTGCTGGAGCATTTCTTCGAGAACGACACCCTGAGCCAGGAAGACCTGGAGGCGGGGCTGCCCAAGGCCATCCTCGATCGCAAGATCTTCCCCATGACCATGAGCTGCGGCCTCCACGGCATCGGCATCTCCTCGTTGCTGGACGTGCTGGTGGACCTGGCGCCGTCGCCGGACCAGCGGCAGAGCTTCCCCGCCACCAACGTCGGCGGCGACGACGTGGAGGTCAGCACCTCTCCCGACGAGCCCCTCGCGGCGCTGGTGTTCAAGACCCTCAGCGACCCCTTCACCGGCAAGGTGAGCATCCTACGGGTGGTCAGCGGCACGCTGGAGGCGGACTCCTCCGTGTGGAGCGTCCAACACGAGGCATCGGAGAAGATCGCCGGTTTGTTCACCCTCCAGGGCAAGCAGGGAACGGCGACCAAGAAGCTGGTAGCCGGTGACATCGGCGGCGTCGCCAAGCTCAAGCACACCCATACCGGCGACACCTTGGGATCGAAGGACCGGCCGGTGAAGCTGGCCTGGATTCCGGTGCGCGAGCCCGCCATCTCCTACGCCGTGGAGCCCAAGTCCAAGGGCGACGAGGAGAAGATCGGCGAGGCCCTGCAGCGGCTGATGGAAGAGGATGTGCGACTGCAGAGCGGCCGCGATCCGGAGACCGCCGAGTACCTCCTCTCCGGTACCGGTCAGCTGCACGTGGAGATCGCCGTCGCCAAGCTCAAGAGCCGGTTCAACGTCGACGTGGTGCTGCACCCGCCCAAGGTCCCGTACCGCGAGACCATCCGCCGCGGCGCCGACGGCCACGGACGGCACAAGAAGCAGAGCGGCGGCCGGGGCCAGTTCGCCGACTGCAAGATCCGTCTCGAGCCCCTACCCCGGGGCGAGGAATTCGAATTCAAGGACGAGATCTTCGGTGGCTCCATTCCTCAGGGCTACCGCCCGGCGGTGGAGAAAGGCATCCAGGAGAGCCGCCACCGCGGCTACCTGGCGGGCTATCCCGTGGTGGACTTCCGGGTGCGCCTGCTGGACGGCCAGTACCACGACGTGGATTCGTCGGAAATGGCCTTCAAAGTCGCCGGCTCGCTGGCCTTCAAGGACGCCATGGCCAAGGCCGGCGCCACCCTCATCGAGCCCATGATGCAGGTGGAGATCACCACCTCAGAGGAGTTCATGGGCGACATCATGGGCGACCTCTCCCAACGCCGCGGCCGGCCCCAGGGCATGGAGGTCCAGGGGGACAAGCAGCTGATCAAGGCAGTGGTGCCCATGGCCGAGATGCTCGACTACGCCCAGGCCCTGCGCTCCATGACTCAAGGCCGCTCCCGCTTCCACATGGAGCTGAGCCACTACGAGGAAATGCCGCGGCTGGTGCAGGAGAAGATCATCGCCGAGTCGAAGCGAGAGGACGCCGAAGCGAGCGCTTGAGCCCCGCGCGGGGATCGAGAACGCGAGGGGTTGAAACCCCTCGTGGGCAACCGTCGCAAGTCGCAAATCTCCACCCCGCGAGGGGTTCAAACCCCTCGCTACTCTATAGCGGCCTCCCTCCGGGAGGACGCCTCCCCCACCCGCCCCGGAGCCGGCAAGGATGCCGGCACTCCCAGGGGAAGACCTGTCTTCTGAGGGGAAAGGGTGTGTCGCCCCACCAGGGGCGACATGAACTAGCGGGGGGTTGGCGCCCCCGCCGGCACCGCCAGCGCTTCCGCCGTGCGCAACGGCTCCCCCAAAGCCTCCGTCACCGCCGCCAGCAGCTCGCCGCTGCCGATGAGCTGGCGCAGGCGGCGGACGTCGCCGTCCAGGGGGCGGTCTTCCGTCACCGGATGCACCCAGCGGCGGATTTCGAGGTAGGCCGCCGCCGTGCCCTGGCCTAGATCTTCCGCGGTGCGGGGATGGTGCTCGGCACCGGTGCACTGGCGGAAACGCTCCGCCTCGTCCTCCGCCGCCGCCCAATCTCCGGGGCGCGCCGACGAATGGCCGGCGGTGCCGTCGGGAACCGGCAGATAGCCCATGGCCACCCGCCACTCCAGCGCCTGAGTGGCGATGAGCAACTCGATGGCCAGGGTCGCCTCGACATTGCCCAGCACCGTGCGCAGCTTGCGCGCCGCAATGGACGACATGGAGACGTGATCCTCGGTACCGGAGGAGGTGGGGATGGAGTCCACCGACGCCGGGTGGGCCAGCACCTTATTCTCCGACACCAGGCTGGCGGCGCAATATTGGGCGATCATCAGCCCGGAATTGACGCCCCGCCGGGGGATCAAATTGGCCGGCAGATTGCGGTTGTGGTGGGCGTCCAGCAGCACCTGGCCGCGACGCTCGGAGATATTCGCCAGCTCCGCCAAACCCACCGCCAGATAATCCGCCGCCAAGGCGATGGGCTGGCCGTGGAAGTTGCCCGCCGAATACGAGGCGCGGCGGGAGCCATCGTAGTGGTCCGGCCAATTGTCCCGGAAATGGAAGTCCCAAGGCTCCTCGGCGTGGCCGCTACCCTCCTCGTCAGGAAAGAAAAGGGGGTTGTCGGTGACCGCGTTGAGCTCCTGCTCGACGATCATGCGGGAAAAGGCCAGGGTGTCTCGGCTGGCTCCGTGGACCTGCGGCGCACAGCGCAGGGAGTAGGTGTCCTGCACCGCCCCGGCCTTGTCCAGCAAGCGGCTGCCGGTGAGCAGATCGCGCAGATTGGCGGCGCTGTCCAGCTGCCCCCGGTGGCCGCGGATGGCATGCACCTGGGGATCCAAGGCGCGGGCACAGCCACACACCGCCTCCAGGCTGAGGGCGCAGGCGAGATCCGCCGCCGCCGCCAGCTGCAGACCGTCGTGAACCGCCAGGGCCAGACCGGTGGTGGAAAAATTCGTACCGTTGGTCAGCGCCAGACCTTCCTTGAAGCTGGGAGCCGGCGGCTCCATGCCCAGATCCGCCTCCAAATTCTCGGCGGCGGAACGGGGCTCCCGAGGCCATCCGTGGAGGTCGCCGGGGGCCTCGACCCGGTAGTAGCGTCCCTCCCCCAGGAGCACGGCGAAGAGGTGGGCCAGAGGGCAGAGATCGCCGCTGGCGCCCACCGAGCCGCGCACCGGCACCAGCGGCACGATGCCCCGGTTGATCATCCGCGCCACCGCCTCCACCAGCGCCGGCCGCACCCCGGAATGGCCCTGGAGGAAGGAGTTGAGGCGGGTGATGAGCACGCCCCGGACCACCTCCGCCGGAAAGTAATTGGCCGGATCGTCGGCGTGGGCCGTATCCCCCACTCCCACCGAGTGGCTGAGGAGAATGTTGCGCTGCAGCTCCTGGAGCCTCGAAGGACTCACCGGTACCGACTTGAACTCCCCGAAGCCGGTGGTGATGCCGTAGTCCTGCACCGGTCGGCTGGAGGGCCCTCCGGATCCCTCGGCAGAGCCTTCGTCCAGGGTCTTCAACGCCTCGCAGTAGCCATGGGCGATGGATTCGATCTGCCGCCAGCCCAGCTCCGCCCGGGCCAGGGCCTCGGGGGCACATTGCACCTGGATGGACGGATCCCGCGCCGCCTGCACCAGCGCCTCCAGGGTCAACGAGCAGCCGTCGAGCACCAGCTCCCGGGGGCCCGGTCCCTGCAGATCACCGCCGGGGCTCATAGCATTCCCTCCGGCAGGTCCGTAGCGCTGCCGCCGCTGCGGATGCGGGCCAGCAGGGCACGCAACCGGGGCACCAGCTCAGAGCGCGGAATCTCCTGCTGCCCTGGCCGCTCCTCGATCCACTCTTCCCGCTTCTCCACCGTCTCCGAGGCCTGGCGACCGGCTTCCATATCTTTCACCGTCACCATCCCCCGGGCCTTCTCGTCCTCACCGTAGAGCAGCACCAGGGGCACGCCGCAACGATCGGCGTACTTCATCTGCTTGCCGATATTGCGCGCCTTGCCGAGATAGATCTCCGCGGGGATGCCGGCCCGCCGCAGCTCGTAGGCCATGGCCAGGTACTCCTCCGTCAGCGACGAGTCCATGGTGCAGACCAGCACGTCGGCGGTGGTGCGCCGGCCGCCGGCCTTGCCCAAATGCACCAGCGCCGCCAGCAACCGGTCGACGCCCATGGAGGCGCCGGTGGCTGGAACCTTCTGCCCCAGGAAGCGGGTCACCAGATCGTCATAACGGCCGCCGCCGAAGACCGAGCCGAACTGCGGCGCGTCGGTGAGGTGAGCTTCGAAGACCGGCCCGGTGTAATACGCCAAGCCGCGGGCGATGGAGAGGTCCAAGGAGACCCGATCATCGCCGTAGCCCAGAGCCGCCAGATGGCTTGAGATGCGCTCGACGAGGCCGATCTGCTCCTCCGCCCCTTCGACCCCGGCGAACAGCTCCCGCAGCTGCGCCACCACCTCGGAACGCTGGGGCGAGCGCACCTCGAGGAAGCGGGCGATGCGATCCACCTGGTCCTCGGCCAGACCGAGGCCTCGAATCTCGTCGCCGGAGCTGTCGGTATAGCCGGTGGTGAGCTCCTTGCGCACCTTGTCGAAGCCGATCTTCTCCAGCTTGTCGAGGACCCGGAAGACGTCCTCGGCGCGCCCCTGCTCGATGTCCGCAAAGGTCAGCAGGCAGTTGAGGATGCCGCGGCTCGAGTAGCGCACCAGGTAGCCTCCCACCCGCAGCGCCGAGAGGGAGTCGCACATGCCGGCGATGATCTCCGTGTCGGCGATCTCCGACACCGCCCCCACCGAGTCCAGGTCGAATTGGGTGAACTCCCGGAAGCGACCCTTGTCCGGCTTGTCGGCGCGCCACACCGACGCCACCTGGTAGCGGCGGAAGGGCCGCGGCAGATCCCGATGCTGGGCCATCAGCCGAGCCAGGGGAACGGTGAGGTCGAAGCGCAGGCCGAGCTCCTCCTCCTCCGGATTGCTGACCCGGAAGATGCTCTGCCCCGCCTCCTCGCCGGCGCTGCCGGTGAGCACGTCGAGGTACTCGATGGCGGGGGTGCTGATGGGG
This region of Acidobacteriota bacterium genomic DNA includes:
- the fusA gene encoding elongation factor G, with protein sequence MQVDRPAEIRNLAVAGHNDTGKTTLVSALLYTGGVSNRLNKVEDGNTITDFDPEEVNRGISIGLAPCFVPWRKHKVNLIDCPGYGIFFSEARAAIRATDATLLCVSAVSGVEVTTERSWKYASDLDSPVIFHLTKLDRENTDLARVLHDLEKLCGRGVLPIQLPIGEDHEFHGIVDLVHLKAYEFAKDGDGKGKEIPIPEDLQPRVDKWRNELIEAVAETDEELLEHFFENDTLSQEDLEAGLPKAILDRKIFPMTMSCGLHGIGISSLLDVLVDLAPSPDQRQSFPATNVGGDDVEVSTSPDEPLAALVFKTLSDPFTGKVSILRVVSGTLEADSSVWSVQHEASEKIAGLFTLQGKQGTATKKLVAGDIGGVAKLKHTHTGDTLGSKDRPVKLAWIPVREPAISYAVEPKSKGDEEKIGEALQRLMEEDVRLQSGRDPETAEYLLSGTGQLHVEIAVAKLKSRFNVDVVLHPPKVPYRETIRRGADGHGRHKKQSGGRGQFADCKIRLEPLPRGEEFEFKDEIFGGSIPQGYRPAVEKGIQESRHRGYLAGYPVVDFRVRLLDGQYHDVDSSEMAFKVAGSLAFKDAMAKAGATLIEPMMQVEITTSEEFMGDIMGDLSQRRGRPQGMEVQGDKQLIKAVVPMAEMLDYAQALRSMTQGRSRFHMELSHYEEMPRLVQEKIIAESKREDAEASA
- a CDS encoding aromatic amino acid lyase, encoding MSPGGDLQGPGPRELVLDGCSLTLEALVQAARDPSIQVQCAPEALARAELGWRQIESIAHGYCEALKTLDEGSAEGSGGPSSRPVQDYGITTGFGEFKSVPVSPSRLQELQRNILLSHSVGVGDTAHADDPANYFPAEVVRGVLITRLNSFLQGHSGVRPALVEAVARMINRGIVPLVPVRGSVGASGDLCPLAHLFAVLLGEGRYYRVEAPGDLHGWPREPRSAAENLEADLGMEPPAPSFKEGLALTNGTNFSTTGLALAVHDGLQLAAAADLACALSLEAVCGCARALDPQVHAIRGHRGQLDSAANLRDLLTGSRLLDKAGAVQDTYSLRCAPQVHGASRDTLAFSRMIVEQELNAVTDNPLFFPDEEGSGHAEEPWDFHFRDNWPDHYDGSRRASYSAGNFHGQPIALAADYLAVGLAELANISERRGQVLLDAHHNRNLPANLIPRRGVNSGLMIAQYCAASLVSENKVLAHPASVDSIPTSSGTEDHVSMSSIAARKLRTVLGNVEATLAIELLIATQALEWRVAMGYLPVPDGTAGHSSARPGDWAAAEDEAERFRQCTGAEHHPRTAEDLGQGTAAAYLEIRRWVHPVTEDRPLDGDVRRLRQLIGSGELLAAVTEALGEPLRTAEALAVPAGAPTPR
- the hisS gene encoding histidine--tRNA ligase; translation: MSNRVKPRLSRGLRDLLPEEMIPRQRMIDTVRRVYESYGFSPISTPAIEYLDVLTGSAGEEAGQSIFRVSNPEEEELGLRFDLTVPLARLMAQHRDLPRPFRRYQVASVWRADKPDKGRFREFTQFDLDSVGAVSEIADTEIIAGMCDSLSALRVGGYLVRYSSRGILNCLLTFADIEQGRAEDVFRVLDKLEKIGFDKVRKELTTGYTDSSGDEIRGLGLAEDQVDRIARFLEVRSPQRSEVVAQLRELFAGVEGAEEQIGLVERISSHLAALGYGDDRVSLDLSIARGLAYYTGPVFEAHLTDAPQFGSVFGGGRYDDLVTRFLGQKVPATGASMGVDRLLAALVHLGKAGGRRTTADVLVCTMDSSLTEEYLAMAYELRRAGIPAEIYLGKARNIGKQMKYADRCGVPLVLLYGEDEKARGMVTVKDMEAGRQASETVEKREEWIEERPGQQEIPRSELVPRLRALLARIRSGGSATDLPEGML